A genomic segment from Luteolibacter ambystomatis encodes:
- the ruvX gene encoding Holliday junction resolvase RuvX, whose protein sequence is MSDPHHPALGIDHGDARIGVAATDDFGILAHPVETIDRTKTDPLERIPQIVAQRRIKTLVLGLPVRMDGSEGASAEKVRAFAAKLQEKLPELPLVFVDETLTTSAASGKLREAGRKARQQKSVIDQAAAVEILNLWMEETC, encoded by the coding sequence GTGAGCGACCCGCACCATCCCGCCCTCGGCATCGACCACGGCGACGCCCGCATCGGTGTCGCCGCCACGGACGATTTCGGCATCCTCGCCCATCCGGTGGAAACCATCGACCGGACGAAAACCGATCCGCTCGAGCGGATTCCGCAGATCGTCGCCCAACGCCGCATCAAGACCTTGGTGCTGGGACTGCCGGTGCGGATGGACGGCAGCGAAGGCGCGTCCGCGGAAAAGGTCCGGGCTTTCGCAGCGAAGCTTCAGGAGAAATTGCCGGAACTGCCACTGGTGTTCGTGGACGAAACCCTCACCACCAGCGCCGCCTCTGGCAAACTCCGCGAAGCAGGGCGCAAGGCGAGGCAGCAGAAGTCGGTCATCGACCAGGCCGCGGCG